From Leptolyngbya sp. 'hensonii', the proteins below share one genomic window:
- a CDS encoding response regulator transcription factor: MSDIRIVLIEDHDLARIGLRTALQQREGIKVIGEAANGFQGLKLLQTAQPDVAIVDIGLPDMDGIELTRKFRQYQSEADIGSSGEPPATKILVLTMHDSEDAVLAAFAAGADSYCMKDISIDRLSDAIQSTHEGNSWVDPAIASVVLYQVRQHSSDLAGTAKTVAIAAIDPEYEQTLEAYPLTERELEILELIVAGHSNAAIAEKLYITLGTVKTHVRNILSKLCADDRTQAAVRALRAGLVS; the protein is encoded by the coding sequence ATGAGCGATATTCGCATCGTTTTGATTGAAGATCACGACCTGGCTCGGATTGGTTTACGAACAGCGTTGCAACAGCGAGAAGGGATTAAGGTCATTGGTGAAGCCGCAAATGGATTTCAGGGACTGAAGCTCTTACAAACAGCCCAACCTGATGTTGCGATCGTGGATATCGGCCTGCCTGACATGGATGGCATTGAACTGACCCGAAAGTTCAGACAATATCAGTCAGAGGCTGATATTGGCAGCTCTGGTGAACCCCCAGCAACGAAGATTCTAGTGCTGACCATGCATGATTCAGAGGATGCTGTCCTGGCAGCTTTTGCAGCAGGCGCAGATTCCTACTGCATGAAAGATATCAGCATTGATCGCCTATCAGACGCGATCCAATCGACCCACGAGGGTAACTCCTGGGTCGATCCTGCGATCGCCAGTGTCGTGCTGTATCAGGTACGGCAACATAGTTCTGATCTGGCAGGGACTGCCAAAACAGTGGCGATCGCAGCCATTGACCCGGAATATGAACAAACCCTGGAAGCTTATCCCCTGACAGAGCGAGAATTGGAGATCCTGGAATTGATTGTGGCCGGTCACAGTAATGCTGCGATCGCCGAAAAACTTTATATCACCCTGGGAACAGTGAAGACCCATGTGCGGAATATTCTGAGTAAACTCTGTGCGGACGATCGCACCCAGGCGGCGGTCCGGGCACTCCGGGCTGGTCTGGTTTCCTGA